In Nakaseomyces glabratus chromosome I, complete sequence, the sequence TGCTTCTTGTGATAAGCCAGGCCATTTTCACTCAGCTCTCTAAGTGATTTTATCAGTTGCGACGTTGGGATCGAGGGCCCGTCTATAGGGTAGTAGATATGCAATGGCAGCAAGTGGCTCTTAGTCAGCTCGCTACTCTGCTGATACTCCTTCAGCGTAATCCTATCCCCATCATCCTTCAGCCTTTTCAACAGAGAGCTCTCGTTCGGAACACTGATCAAACTATCCTCACTCCACGGCACTGTATCCAGCAACTTAGTAATATACAGCACAATCTTCTTGTTATAGCTCTTGCTTGAGTTCTCTAGCTTGCTCCACAACTTCAAGGACTTGTCTATGATCCACTTCTCAGAGCGTATTATCCTCGATTGCCGGTTCACGAGGTCATCACCATGCTTATAGTATACAAAAACATCCTTCTCCTTCACAGGCAACACCAGCAACTTGATGGGATCTTTCAGGTACTGCTGCAACGTCCTGGACTCGAAGTGTTGGTGGTACAACCGTATTTGAACCCTACTCCTAACACTCCTCAACATTGTCTACTCTATCTCTGGGTTACCCAGGCTCATAAAGAAAACCCTTCTCAAACATCAAAGTGTCAATGCCCTATATATACTTAATTACACCAGCTCATCGCCTGGCCCCCCCGCCCCCACACCCACGCCCACAAGTGGCTTCACGAGAAACCTCTAGGGAGGCATCGAGAAAGTATCGCGGCCCTAAGACTGTGAAGCCCTATCTCCCTTAACCCCTAAAATAAGCTTCAAGAAGAGCCCTAATCGCAGGAAACACAGAAGATATACGGCAAGAAGTGACAATCATTCAAACCATCAAAGCCGTGCGGCCCAATCAGTAGCGGGCAAATGCCTTATTCCTTATCCACCAACTGCTTCCCTACTACCACTATACTGTCTCTGACAGGGGAAgtgcttcttcaaaagtCAGAGATCTTGCGCTTCAATTGTTCGGtcacccagaccccacatTATATACAGGCTCTAACAAGGTTACACGGCTGTTTTTGTGCATAAACCTACTGGACCCAACCCCATCGGCTGAACAAGAATTAATTGCGGGGGGCCAGTAAGGGCCAGTAGGGGCCAGTAGGGGACAGGGAGCCGGCGAAGGCACCTTGTTGTGGAGTAGCCAATGACGGATACCATGTGAGAGTACGTATAAGATGTCTTATGTTTATATAGAATGTTATAAGAATGCCTGGATCATGCCTTTGAGTATGGTTATGTGATGTATTTGTATGAGGTGTGTGTTATTTACTGTATTTATGCTTGATATCACCTGAAAAAAGTGTCAGTAATGCTTATATTGCTGGTGACACCTTTATACCTCTCCTTTAAATAATTAGGGTTTCTTCTATTGAGTTCATTTTGGGAAACTCTCAACTTGATAATGAACATAATTGGATTTAAATAGGTGAAGAAGGGATTAGGATATCCACGAGATAGGAAGTTGTCTTTGTGATTGTAGGTTTTCATTCAATTCCTTAATACCCTAGCGATCTCAGCTAGAGTACcatatttcttgtttctgGTGTTCTTGTTGGTGACTGTGCCCCAGTCACTGGTCTCGGTAAGGTCGCCCAGCTGGGTCTCTTTCAGCACTTGCTTGTAAGTCTTGGCATTGCGGCTCTGCTCCTTGAATAAGCTCTGCATGTACTCCCGTACCTCGTCTCTATTGTATGGTCTCTGCTTCTTAGGTTGTCCTGAAACTGACGATGTTGGCGACGTGCTAGCACTGCTCTCGTTACCACTCCGCCTCTCTTGGTGGGATTTCTGTGTGGGAGTAGGGGCCTTGACAATCACAGTCTGCTGCtgatttttcaataacGATTGCTTGGGTATAGCCCTGGAGGCAGCTTGGGCCCACCCTGTAAGCTTTGGCTTCTGAACTGGTGCTGGAGTAGACATAGGTATGTGGTTCTGTGTGCAGTTATATATAGTTATTTCAAGATTGGAAGGGGCCAAGCTCAATATCTGAATGCAAACTACTTTTGTAATCAACGGCTAACGCAGTCCTCGATCTATGTTTGCGTGCTCCCGATGGCCTACCCGTCACAATTGGTCCCACATAGGTCCAGTCCAGAAACAGGTACTTGCTTTTTTccaaagaacaaagatCGAATATTATCACTATTGACAATATCATGTGATACACTCTTCAGATCATAATTTTTAATTGGTTTGAATCACATGACCAAGCAAAGAAATATCTTTCAACAATGCATCGATGCATAGCATACTGTGCCACTAAATGTATGATGTAAAATGACCATTAGACTAGCTAGTCTGGCACAAGGGTTTAGGAGTGCGACCATGCTAGCTTTTCTACCAACCAGTTTGATCATGTGAGTGAGAAAGAGTCACTCATTTGCACTCGTCTGGCACAAGAATCGTGGGGCTTTTTTTAGTCACTACCCCAGTTACAAATACTCATTGCAAATCCCATCACATCTGAAATGAGAATCTTCACACAACTATTTTCCAGAACCGATGTTCCATTACTGTGTACCTCAGGACAGGGGCCAGCTGTACGGGCTTCTCTTCTCTACCTCCTTTCAATAAGAGCAAATCCTGTCATTCCCACCTAGAGGGGCAGCTCGCATTGATCTTCATCTTTAACTGGTATTTGCAAAGAAATAGGGTCGATCCTCTTCTCTTATGAAGACACTCTAGCCCTCCCCACCGGATGAGCATCGCTAACCCCCTCACAGACACCCCTATTATAGCAAAGATCCTATAAAACTTAACTCTTATGCCTTTTCTGCTATGAGCATTGCGTAAGCCCACTTGATTGCTATAGCCCATGCTATTCTTGCCTATCCCATTGCCAATCTCGTTCCTTATTCAACAAGGAAATGCCCTTCTCAAGAACTCTACTTTAGATATCTTTGGGGACTATGATTACTAttctatcaaatattgGGAATAACTTCAGGGGGGAAAAGCCAAAACACCTGTATTACGTATAGTGAACTATACTCCTATCTTTTACAATAGGATCGTGATGGGTTGTAGCACTTAAACACATATATAAGGCTAATAGAAATTGGGACAAACAATTCTTGTCGTTGGTCTTCCCTGTATTTAAAGCAGTACTTTGGACAATTCGCAATCTTTGCTATAGTTCATAAAACAGCAAGAcatcaatatatataacaagaaataaaatttacACAATGGGTTCTCATGAAGGCATCGACACTGACGTTATCTCTCTACCAAGATTTATTATAGAATACCAGAAACGTGTACATAATGCCACTGGTGAATTTACTCTGGTTCTGAATGCTCTACAGTTTGCATTCAAGTTTATTGCCCATGCAATCAGACGTGCTGAATTGATCCACCTGGGCGGTCTTTTTGGTACATCCAATGCCACTGGTGATGAACAGAAGAAACTGGATGTCATTGGTGATGAGATCTTTATCAACACAATGGAGTCCAGTAATTGTGTCAAGATCTTGGTCTCtgaagagcaagaagaCATGATTGTCTTTGAACACAACACTGGCAATTATGCTGTCTGCTGTGACCCTATCGATGGTTCTTCCAACTTGGACGCCGGTGTCTCTGTCGGTACCATTGTGTCTCTTTTCAAGCTACAGCCAGGCTCTACTGGTAAGGTCGAGGATGTTCTAAGACCTGGTACCGAAATGGTTGCTGCCTGCTACGCCATGTACGGTGCATCCACTCACTTGGTCTTGACCATGGGTGACGGTGTCAATGGCTTCACCTTGGACACTAACTTAGGTGAATTCATCTTAACAGAACCAGATATGAGAGTTCCAATGTATAGACAAATATACTCCATCAACGAAGGTAACACTTACTACTGGAATGACAACATCAAGTCTTTTATCaactttttgaaagaaCCACAAGATGACGGAAAGCCATTCAGCGCCCGTTATGTCGGTTCTATGGTCTCCGATATGCACAGAACATTCTTATACGGTGGTATTTACGCCTACCCAGAGGACAAGAAGAATCCAAAGGGTAAATTAAGACTACTATATGAAGCTTTCCCAATGGCTTTCTTGATGGAACAAGCGGGAGGTAAGGCCGTTACCGATAGAGGTGAACGTATCTTAGATTTGACTCCTACACATATCCACGACAAATCTTCCATCTGGGTTGGTTCTCCAGGTGAAATCGACAAGTTTTTGAAGCACATCGGTAAGGCTTAAGAAGACCCTAGAACCATTTACAAAATTTCTAAATGCTACAAAAGGAATTGATTCTATCAGTTTCCTTGAATTTAATGTATTCTTGTTTTATATATCCTATATACCAGATCATCTATTCTTtatcaacaatatattACAACCTCAACGTACAATTTCCActtgataatatttattttaaaagTTTTGTTAAAGTCTTGTTGCTTTTCCTAAAAATACAGGATTGACTTTCAATATGCTAGCACGATGTATATCAACTCAATTGCTCCAAATGAGAATTACTACCAGAGGAAACCATTACAGTAGCTTCATCCTTCTTTATTGAGCCATACTCAGTAGTGCTTTCAACAGAGGATGGCTTCTTGTTATTCTTCTGCATGTATTCAATGGCTTCAGGTGGTAGGTTCGTATCATTAATAGCCTTCGAGTAACCTAGGTCCATAATTTCCTTTTCCATCATGTTTCTTACCTTTTCTGCCAATTCaccaacttcttcttttttcaaatctttAGTTGGAATTGGGTCCAAGACCTTACACGTTATGCAACCTCTGTTAAACACATTATATTTCGAGCACATAATAGTGCTAGTATTAGAGATAACCACTGGAACAATTGGGATCTGGCCTTGTTGAGCTAAATGGAAGGCACCCTTCTTGAATGGTAATATCTTAGGTGTTGTGGAGTATGACCTTGTACCTTCTGGGAAAATCCACAGAgctctcttcttctctctAATATTTTGCAAGCCTCTATTTAAAGTGGAAACACTCTTTTCCCTGTTTGATCTGTCTAGGAAGTAAGTTCCACTCAATGCCATGAACCATCCTAAAAATGGAACATATTTCAATGACTTCTTGGCCGTAACAGTACATCCTTGAGGAAAGATCCTACCTAAAAACAATATGTCCAAGGTAGATTGATGATTGGAGACTGCAATGAAGGGCTTGCCTTTCAAAACATCCTCATTGATGATCTTGACATCAATACCCATAAGCATTGACATTGCGTAGTAATAGAACCTTGCTGTGGCCCATTGAGCCAAATGCTGCTTACCTATCAATGTCAAAAACACAGATGCAACAGTACCATATGCGGCAGCAACCATCAAAATTAGAACCCATGAGACAGTTCTCAGGTAGTACAATGCAATGCTAAAGAAACCCATATTTTTGACCTGCGAATTCCTGAATAAATACTAAAGATGAAGGCTCGTGTCTAGGTTTCCTTCAAATATATGCTTTGGTGGTTCCAATCAATGTAGATATGAGTAATAACCACGATATACCCCATTTATATGCTGACTATTATATGTATTCAACAATTGCGTTGATCTTTGCCCATACGTTTCTGGCTTGGCTCTCGCCCTCTGTTGGCTCTCTCACTTTACGAGTTTACTGCAGAAATTAATATGTACCAACTGCCTTTGGAAATGGTATTCTATATGTGCCAAGTAGATATTATTGCTAGGTAATAACTCACAAGAATTCTACACGGTTCTTAAAATATAACAGTATATTTATTCATTCAGTAAATTAGCACAAAACTTACACTGTAATCTAAATATATACTTGAAATGTGCATTCAtacaacaaatataattgaCTAAAAGTACAATTAACAATGATAACAATCCTAAAATTCTAACATCAATATTACCTCAAGGGAAAGGGTTACCTAGTTATGCTACCCGTCAACGTATAACTTAAACTAATGCTTTGATATATATGCTGACAAGTCGCTGAGTGCTATGTTAAGAACAAGCAATATCACCAGCCACGTAGCGCATTGTTTACCCTCTTTTGCAACAGAAACCCGATGAACCCCTTCGATCTGCAAGGCATCCGTTCAAGTAAGAATATAAATAGAAACATCGCAACTGTAATTCAGATTTGGCATTCATGGCGGTCATCTTTGCTCAAGGTACCTGTTAAGATATATTagatttgatatttttccACCTTGGAGCTTATCTCAAAGACCAACAAAGAGAGAAATGCGGTTTCTGACAAAATTTCTGTTGTTTTTGGCAACCGTCTACTTCGGATTGAAGTATGCGTGCGAGTCTCCATTAAGAGCGCAGTATCCACAACTGCAATTGGCTTGCCACTACTCTCAGCCTGCCCTGTGGAATGACTACCTCTTGAAGAACAGTCCCGCTTATAAGAACTCTGTGCATCCTCAACTCGTTGTTGCTAAGGGTAAATATGAAGAACTCGTGCAGCCTCACGTCAAAGACGTTTGCAAGCGCGTCCACACTCAATTGGACCGGATCgataagaagaaatactGCGATTTAGCTCATTCCTATGCTAACCTAGCTTATCAAAAGGCTCAGTTCTACTACTCTATCAGCGCGGGCAAATATGTCCACGATTTTTGCAAAAGTGATTTGTACAATaagaacttgaaaagaCATGTTGAGAGAGCAAAGGAAGACCTCTCAAAAGCATACCACTTGGCCGTTGTGAGAATCCCACAATTGTTCACAAGAGAAAATGTCGAAAAGTTCACTAGTAGTGCATCCGCTTACATCAATGAAAAGACTGAGtctttgaaaaaagaagcCAAACAAATAACCTCTGATGTGAAGAAGACTGTAGAATCGGAAATCAAGAAGAGAACAACTTCTAGTGAATCTGAAGAGGAACCAATTGTCTCAACTTCCACAATTGTAAAGACTATTACTAGAACTAGGCACAGTTCTAGCAGTACTACTTCTACAAAGTCCGCTGAAGAGACATCCGAAAAGAACTTGGAAacaaaggaagaagaagatatcaCAGATATTGAAATCGACCACCAAGCTCAATTACAAAGAGATTTCGACAAATGGACTTCCAACATTGACAAGAAGGTTAAGATGGTTAACAAGATGCTAGTACGTGATGTAAAGAAACATCTAAAGCCAAAGATCGACGCAAATGATAAACTGTTTAAGGACAAGCTTAAGGTTTTACACAAGGAGGCAAACGACAACTTCCAGTTGATTAACAAGGCTATCCAGGACATCAACTGTACTCAAGGTATTGATCCTGAGACTGGTAAACAGATTTACTTCGACAGTGAGGGCAAGAGCCAGATCGAGAAGTATATTACCAGAGAAATGATTAGAACCATGCTGAATGATACACAGACAACTTTGAACAGCTTAGTTGCTGATATTGAAAACGATGTAAGCAAGATATTGGaagatttcaagaagattgCTGAAAACTCTCGTGAGCAACATTTGACtacttttgaagaatggGGTGATATCATGATCAATGAATGGTCCAAGAAATTAGCTTACCTAGATGTTTTAGCTCCCCATGAAGATGCCGAACACGAAGGCAAATCTAAAACTGAGCTATCCGAAAAGAACTGGAAGAAATTTATGGCCattaaaaaacaaattttggACGCCAGAGACAAGATGGCTAAACGTCAAATTAAGATCAGCGAGTTCAAGCTTCTCTTAGACAACGTCCAAAACACACTTCAAGCTGTCACGAATGAGAACGGTGAGTACCTATACATTCTAAGAGCACAAGCCAACTTGGCTTTCCAAGAACGTGAAAGGTTAGAAAAGGAGGCAGAGGAAGCCAAACTACGCAAAGAAGCTGGCGAAGTTAACGAATCCtctgaagaagagcaaattgttgaagaacCTATCTCCGCTTAAAAAAATCTACGAATCGACATAACCGACGTCAAATGGAGATAGCCACATTCACTCCTCAATTATCCAGAAACTGGAAAGGTAAACCAAATCAATTTATGTTTCTCTCTCAGAAATTAATCATTTTAGCAAATATGTATACTACCTGCTGTGAACAATACTTGATACCTTGTAATTTGGATTACCAAATCTTTTTAAATACCAATACAACTTAAGTAAaattaattataaaataaagatcAACTGTAATTCTACAATTCCATTGGTACGTAATGTCGATGGTATTCTGTATTTAACACACCACTAGGCTTGGTGTATTTCATTCACGTTCCATGTATGATTACTAGACTCACTCCATGAATCAGCCTTAGTTCGATAACCTCGTATCAATGGATATACCACTGACTTCTCATTCAGCACCAAAAATCACACCCTATCAATTGGAAAAGGGAAATAAGGAACATAGTAATTTGTACATGTATACATTGCAATACCACTAGTACATGAAACATCTCTATAGAAGCCATCCATCTgttatatttgaatttttttgcgGCTTTTCCAAATAAGGATTTAATCAAGTACCTGATTATTTTCACGCTACCTTTGGTAGACATTATACACCATCCGGAGgccatttttttgttagGAACTACCTTATAAGACACATAGTAAAGGGCTGTAATTATAAGAGCAAACTCCATAATGACAGGCCATTTAGATGAAGTTGATCGTGAATTCATCAAAAGTCTGTTTCCGGAATACTTGTTAGAGCAACCTGTGGCATATGATCTGTTGTGGATTTACCgggaaaataaaaagatattCTGCAAGACGCCGTATTTCCACCATtcaaaagatgaagataGGAATGGACTATTAACGTCTTCGATACTTCCACCAAAACTGTCATACAggacaaagaaagaaatttggCAAAAGCTCATGAATCTGGGTGTGCTAGGAACTCTATCTTTTGATGCGGCCAATGATGAATACCTAGTACAGGcttataaatatttctactctgataataataatgaaaagtCACATATGAAAGTGCCCGGCTCTGCAACAAAGAGTAAATTTAGCAAAGACATTAAGAAGACCATGAATGAAGCGGATGACTCCTTACAAAGAGTGCACGATGTATTAGATCAGTATTATCTGAACTCTGTTAGTGGGGAAAATATCAATGTGGATTCCAGTATAGATCCAGTCGAAAGACATTCGGTGAGATGGAGAGATCATGATGACATTCATAGCGAATCGGAACGAGCAAACGAAAGAGACGAAACtgaagcagaagaagaagcagatCAAAttgaggatgaagatgaagatgtaGAAGAAAACTCAAACGATGAAGACgacgacgacgacgatgaagatgagggtgaggaagaagatgaagatgcagTTGATATAAGTGAAGAAGGTCAAGAGCGCGATCTACAAACTACTTCTGCCAGAGACTCAATCGGAAGCTCTGATAGATTATCTAGAAGGGCACATTCATATTCCGCAAAAGATAATGCCTCAAGATTATACCCAGCATTGAACACTCAGAAATATATgtcgaagaagaaaaataattctaCAACTCCCAATGTTTACAATCTTATGGGATACTTCTTGCCTACCCAATGGATGCACAAGGAGAATAACAGTATTTTAGTATCCAGCGATGGTATCACTGAGTTGAGAGCGAATCCAAACTGGCAACCATTTATCTCCAATGACAGAGGTGATATATTTGCTAGAAATAGGTTGAGAAATGCTCTTACCAGCTCTCAAAAAACAGAATTTGTTACCACTTATGCGGATGAAATAGTCTCGAATAAAAAAGTTGccatattttattatgaGGTGCGGGTCCTTGATGTAACAAGTTCTAAAAGTGCCcataatagtaatattgTCGTCGGATACAAAATTGCGAATGACTCCGATGATGAAATAGATCTAGAAAAAATTGACGAGAAGGCATTGCTTGAGCTGGTAAAGAATTTTGGTGCAGGGGATAATAATGAACTTGGTGGATTGGCTGATATCGGTGGTACATTAATGGGTAGAGCTGACTCCACTGCAACTGATCCAGCTCCGGGACtggcaaagaaaaataccTTAGATGAAACTTTCGTTGGATATTGTGGTTTATCGGGTAACATCAGCATTacatcaaaagaaaagccaTATTCAAAGCCTTATGGGAGGGATGATGTTATTGGCTGTGGTATAAACTACGTTAATGGCTCTGTATTTTTCACAAAGAATGGTGTCTTTTTAGGTGAGGCTGTCTCGTCATTAATGAATGTAAATGCCATACCATACATTGCTCTAAAGTCGGGAAATTCTGTTCGTACCAACTTTGGCTTATACGAAGAATTTGTTTTCGATAtaaatcaatatcaaaagaacTGGAAAAGGGTTGCTTATaagaatatatttaaaGCCTCCATTACATCGCATCAATTCCCCGACACTAAAAACACACTTATTGATGAAAGTCAAATGGAAATAGATGATGATGCAGATGAAAGCCAATTATCTTTGCTACAAAAAGGCCTCATTCTGGGGAAGGATAACAGGATTTCAGAAAATATGGTTCTGAAACCAGATGATCTCTTACTAAACACCCTCAATACACAAGATGGATCCATGATTTCTAATCTAAATGTAATGATAAATGATTATCTGATACACGAGGGACTCATTGATGTTGCCAAAGGATTCTTAAAGGATCtacaaaaattttcattaaCTAACCCATACGATAATCAAATTCAGATAGAAGAGCGTGAGATAATAAAACATAATGAATCTCAGATTATCAGGGAAGAAAATGTTTTGAGAATTAGACAGGAATTGAGAAAATTGATCAACCAGAGAGAAATAGAGAAATGTATAACGTTTCTGAATGACAAAATACCAGATTTGTTAGGGAATAACGTTGAACTTCATTTTGAATTGCGTGTGGTACAATACTTGATTCAACTATCAAATTCACCGAAAAttgattcaaatattctaaTCGAAGCAGGGCAAAATCTATCACGTGAGTTTGtttttaataatacaaTTCCACAAGAACTTAGAGATAAATTTCAAGACCAGCTAAGCAATGTTTCGTCACTACTTGTATATGAAGATCCTTTGACTGAAGCACCTGACGAGCTGTCATACTATTTTTCCCCCGAATATCTGCAGGACAGACTTTTCCAATTAACAAACTCCACAATCCTAAAGCATATGAAGAAAAGTAGTGAGTGTGCTCTTGACAATATAGTTAGCTACAGTAGAGCGATGTCATTAACTCTATTAAACCTGAATGCCAAGGGAAAGGCTACTGTGTATGAGGACGATGACGCCAAACTTGTTGATACGGCCAGATATTATAAACTAATTAATATTGACGGGGATCTCCTAAGTTTGTGACATCGTTATAACATGCATTGAGATTTCACCTGTCAATGTAACTACACAAAAATACTGCTCAGCTTTCATATAGATAGAAATATATTCCACAAATGAGACTAGATTATATACACAAATAGTTTTGT encodes:
- the SHE10 gene encoding She10p (CAGL0I04092g~Ortholog(s) have role in ascospore wall assembly and endoplasmic reticulum localization), encoding MRFLTKFLLFLATVYFGLKYACESPLRAQYPQLQLACHYSQPALWNDYLLKNSPAYKNSVHPQLVVAKGKYEELVQPHVKDVCKRVHTQLDRIDKKKYCDLAHSYANLAYQKAQFYYSISAGKYVHDFCKSDLYNKNLKRHVERAKEDLSKAYHLAVVRIPQLFTRENVEKFTSSASAYINEKTESLKKEAKQITSDVKKTVESEIKKRTTSSESEEEPIVSTSTIVKTITRTRHSSSSTTSTKSAEETSEKNLETKEEEDITDIEIDHQAQLQRDFDKWTSNIDKKVKMVNKMLVRDVKKHLKPKIDANDKLFKDKLKVLHKEANDNFQLINKAIQDINCTQGIDPETGKQIYFDSEGKSQIEKYITREMIRTMLNDTQTTLNSLVADIENDVSKILEDFKKIAENSREQHLTTFEEWGDIMINEWSKKLAYLDVLAPHEDAEHEGKSKTELSEKNWKKFMAIKKQILDARDKMAKRQIKISEFKLLLDNVQNTLQAVTNENGEYLYILRAQANLAFQERERLEKEAEEAKLRKEAGEVNESSEEEQIVEEPISA
- a CDS encoding fructose-1,6-bisphosphatase (CAGL0I04048g~Ortholog(s) have fructose 1,6-bisphosphate 1-phosphatase activity, role in carbon utilization, cellular response to glucose starvation and cytosol, nucleus localization) translates to MGSHEGIDTDVISLPRFIIEYQKRVHNATGEFTLVLNALQFAFKFIAHAIRRAELIHLGGLFGTSNATGDEQKKLDVIGDEIFINTMESSNCVKILVSEEQEDMIVFEHNTGNYAVCCDPIDGSSNLDAGVSVGTIVSLFKLQPGSTGKVEDVLRPGTEMVAACYAMYGASTHLVLTMGDGVNGFTLDTNLGEFILTEPDMRVPMYRQIYSINEGNTYYWNDNIKSFINFLKEPQDDGKPFSARYVGSMVSDMHRTFLYGGIYAYPEDKKNPKGKLRLLYEAFPMAFLMEQAGGKAVTDRGERILDLTPTHIHDKSSIWVGSPGEIDKFLKHIGKA
- the VID30 gene encoding glucose-induced degradation complex subunit VID30 (CAGL0I04114g~Ortholog(s) have role in negative regulation of gluconeogenesis, proteasome-mediated ubiquitin-dependent protein catabolic process, regulation of nitrogen utilization and GID complex, cytoplasm, nucleus localization); translated protein: MTGHLDEVDREFIKSLFPEYLLEQPVAYDLLWIYRENKKIFCKTPYFHHSKDEDRNGLLTSSILPPKLSYRTKKEIWQKLMNLGVLGTLSFDAANDEYLVQAYKYFYSDNNNEKSHMKVPGSATKSKFSKDIKKTMNEADDSLQRVHDVLDQYYLNSVSGENINVDSSIDPVERHSVRWRDHDDIHSESERANERDETEAEEEADQIEDEDEDVEENSNDEDDDDDDEDEGEEEDEDAVDISEEGQERDLQTTSARDSIGSSDRLSRRAHSYSAKDNASRLYPALNTQKYMSKKKNNSTTPNVYNLMGYFLPTQWMHKENNSILVSSDGITELRANPNWQPFISNDRGDIFARNRLRNALTSSQKTEFVTTYADEIVSNKKVAIFYYEVRVLDVTSSKSAHNSNIVVGYKIANDSDDEIDLEKIDEKALLELVKNFGAGDNNELGGLADIGGTLMGRADSTATDPAPGLAKKNTLDETFVGYCGLSGNISITSKEKPYSKPYGRDDVIGCGINYVNGSVFFTKNGVFLGEAVSSLMNVNAIPYIALKSGNSVRTNFGLYEEFVFDINQYQKNWKRVAYKNIFKASITSHQFPDTKNTLIDESQMEIDDDADESQLSLLQKGLILGKDNRISENMVLKPDDLLLNTLNTQDGSMISNLNVMINDYLIHEGLIDVAKGFLKDLQKFSLTNPYDNQIQIEEREIIKHNESQIIREENVLRIRQELRKLINQREIEKCITFLNDKIPDLLGNNVELHFELRVVQYLIQLSNSPKIDSNILIEAGQNLSREFVFNNTIPQELRDKFQDQLSNVSSLLVYEDPLTEAPDELSYYFSPEYLQDRLFQLTNSTILKHMKKSSECALDNIVSYSRAMSLTLLNLNAKGKATVYEDDDAKLVDTARYYKLINIDGDLLSL
- the SLC1 gene encoding 1-acylglycerol-3-phosphate O-acyltransferase SLC1 (CAGL0I04070g~Ortholog(s) have 1-acylglycerol-3-phosphate O-acyltransferase activity, role in glycerophospholipid biosynthetic process and endoplasmic reticulum, lipid droplet, plasma membrane localization) — encoded protein: MGFFSIALYYLRTVSWVLILMVAAAYGTVASVFLTLIGKQHLAQWATARFYYYAMSMLMGIDVKIINEDVLKGKPFIAVSNHQSTLDILFLGRIFPQGCTVTAKKSLKYVPFLGWFMALSGTYFLDRSNREKSVSTLNRGLQNIREKKRALWIFPEGTRSYSTTPKILPFKKGAFHLAQQGQIPIVPVVISNTSTIMCSKYNVFNRGCITCKVLDPIPTKDLKKEEVGELAEKVRNMMEKEIMDLGYSKAINDTNLPPEAIEYMQKNNKKPSSVESTTEYGSIKKDEATVMVSSGSNSHLEQLS
- the PBP4 gene encoding Pbp4p (CAGL0I04026g~Ortholog(s) have cytoplasmic stress granule, nucleus localization) produces the protein MSTPAPVQKPKLTGWAQAASRAIPKQSLLKNQQQTVIVKAPTPTQKSHQERRSGNESSASTSPTSSVSGQPKKQRPYNRDEVREYMQSLFKEQSRNAKTYKQVLKETQLGDLTETSDWGTVTNKNTRNKKYGTLAEIARVLRN
- the MRX19 gene encoding Mrx19p (CAGL0I04004g~Ortholog(s) have mitochondrion localization), whose translation is MLRSVRSRVQIRLYHQHFESRTLQQYLKDPIKLLVLPVKEKDVFVYYKHGDDLVNRQSRIIRSEKWIIDKSLKLWSKLENSSKSYNKKIVLYITKLLDTVPWSEDSLISVPNESSLLKRLKDDGDRITLKEYQQSSELTKSHLLPLHIYYPIDGPSIPTSQLIKSLRELSENGLAYHKKHMIYCALGLPLTIPLVLLPVVPNVPGFYLMYRLYCNLKAFLGARHLQKIVNEEASDIFFYSVPTVMSEGDNGLTEEKLPIVLDQLEVQEIENKLKKAIRQSHGSVKED